From the Oceanobacillus kimchii X50 genome, the window ATATAAACACCAATATGAACAAATTGGATATCGAGTAGAATTAGTTTCTTCTAAGAATCAGGATCTATTGCCTGAATTAGAACCTTATTTTGATGGAAAAGTATCTGTTTTTGCAGGACAATCAGGAGTAGGAAAATCATCCTTAATCAATGTGTTAGATCCTTCTTTATTATTAGAAACTGCTGAAATCTCTAAAAGTCTAGGTAGAGGTAAACACACTACTCGACATGTCGAATTAATGAAGATAGGGAATGGTCTAATTGCTGACACACCAGGTTTTAGCGTATTAGAGTTTCGCGAGATTGAAGCCGAGGAATTAGCTGATAGTTTTCCTGAATTCAGTGCACGAATGCATTTATGTAAATTTAGAGGGTGTATGCATGATAAAGAGCCGAAGTGTGCGGTGAAAGAAGCTGTAGAAAATGAGGAAATAGCCGTTTTCCGTTACAAACATTATTTACGTTTCTTAGAAGAAATACAGACAAGAAAGCCGAGGTATTAGTATGACAAAAATAGCACCATCAATATTATCAGCGGATTTTGCAAAACTAGGAGAAGAAATTAAGGAAGTGGAAGATGCAGGTGCAGATTACATCCATGTTGATGTGATGGATGGACATTTCGTTCCTAATATAACAATTGGTCCTTTAGTTGTAGAAGCAATCAGACCAATCACGAACTTACCTTTAGATGTCCACCTAATGATTAAAAATCCAGACGCATATATTTCTTCGTTTGCAGAAGCAGGTGCATCTATTATTACTGTACATCAGGAAGCATGCCTGCATCTACATCGCACTCTACAATTAATTCGTTCATACGGTGTAAAACCAGGGGTGGTTATTAATCCAGCAACACCAGTAGAAACGATTAAACCGATTCTTACAGAAGTAGATCTTATATTAATAATGACAGTTAATCCTGGTTTTGGTGGGCAATCATTTATACAAGAGACAACTTCAAAAATAAAACAATTAGCAGATTGGCGAAAAGAGTATAAACTATCCTATGAAATCGAAGTGGATGGTGGAGTGAATGAAAAAACAGCTGGGATATGTACAGCTAGTGGTGCAGATGTATTAGTAGCTGGGAGTGCAATATTTAATAAGGAAGATCGACAAAAAGCAATCGAAACGTTAAGAGAAAAGGCTAGAGGTTAATGAAAACCATTGGCATAATTGGTAATGGCCCAAAAAATATGCTTCCCGATCTAACTCAATATAATCATGAAATAGATTCATGGATAGGTGCAGATCGTGGAGCACTTTATTTGGCGCAGTCTAATATTCATATGGATATTGCACTTGGCGATTTTGACTCAGTTTCTAACGAAGAAAGACAAACGATAAATAAACATGCCAAGGACGTATTGACTTATTCTCCCGAAAAAAACTATACTGATCTAGAAATTGCCATTCAAATAGCTAGTGAACAGCAGGTGGATCGTATATTACTATTTGGTGTTACTGGTGGCAGACTCGATCATGAGCTGATGAATATTCAATTATTATATCAGTTGCTTCAAAACGATGTTGAGGGAAGAATTGTTGATAAAACCAACCAGATTCAAATGATAGAATCAGGAGAATATACTATCGAAAGTCATGGCTATACCTACATATCTTTTATTGCTTTTACAAATAAAGTAGAAGGATTGACTTTAGAAGGTTTTGAATATCCTTTAACAGAACAAACAATTGAATGGGGATCCTCTTTATGTATTTCAAACAAGCTTAGTCAAAAAAAAGGTACTTTTTCTTTTCGGGCAGGCATACTATTACTAATAAAGAGTTGTGATACGATCCAGTAACCTTATAGATACTGGATGGTAAAACAGGAGGGGTCCTTATTCATGAAATTTTATACGATTAAGCTTCCTAAGTTTGTTGGTGGATTTGTGAAGGTTGTCATAGGTATTTTTAAAAAAGATAAGTGATAAGTAAACAGGCTTTTGTCATTGATGGCAGAAGCATTTTTTTTCATAAAAGTGCAACTTCATTCCGTGTGGGTGTTCTACCTCTAAGGAATATTAGTTGAACGTACTTCAAGAAATCCACATAAAAAACCTTATGCCTTTGGGGCATAAGGTTTTTTGATCATACGATTATCATTGTATATTAGACGCGCTCAACCTTACCTGATTTTAGGGCGCGAGCGGATACATAAACTTTTTTCGGTTTACCGTCTACCATGATACGTACTTTTTGTACATTAGCTTTCCAATTACGCTTGTTGGAATTCATAGCGTGAGAGCGTTGGTTACCACTACGAGTTTGACGTCCAGTTACAACACATTTTCTAGCCATGTTATTCCCTCCTTACTCTATAACTGTCTCAGTATTACTAATTTAATTTACCATATGTAACCTAATAATGCAATTGAATCTTTCACAGATAGGGATTTAACTTACTCTAGTTATCCGGAATATGGGGTAACCAAATTATGGGATAAAGAAAAAAGACTTGACAGATTAAGGTATTTCGTCCATTGTATAAAGGGGAAATTTTGTAAGCACTTATACTTAATCTTAGTACTTGCTTTTAAATTTATTAACGTTGTAGTATAATTTATTCAACTGTCTATCGTTATTATATGTATTTATCTTTAATAATGTCGAATGATAAGAAAAATCGAAATATATCGCTAGAGAATAGGTATAAATTGCCTCCAATTCTAGTTAAGACAATGTAGAAATAACAAGTAAACAACTAAAATTAATTGATTTTTAGCTTAACCATTTATAGGGTGTAGACTACCAACTTCTATATGAAAGCACGGATTTATAGATAACTATAAAGGAGGAACTATCAATGTCCATTGAATTAAACACAAATGACGGCCAAATAACGATTACAACTGATGTAATAGCAACAATTGCTGGGGGAACGGCAGTTGAATGTTATGGAATCGTAGGAATGGCTTCAAAAAGTCAAATAAAAGACGGAATTGCTGAAATGTTACGTAAAGAAAATTATTCACGTGGAATAGTTGTCCGTCAAGAAAAAGATAAGTTACATATTGACATGTATATAATTGTGAGTTATGGAACAAAAATTTCTGAAGTTGCTAATAATGTGCAGTCACAGGTGAAATATACATTAAGCCAATCATTGGGATTATCAATTGACTCTGTCAATATTTTTATTCAAGGAGTTCGTGTAGCGAAAGATTAATTGCTACAGTTTATGAGGAGGAAATAGAGTGGCGATTGAAAAAATAGATGGCACAATGTTATCACAAATGGTGCTTTCCGGAGCACATCATCTTTCAAATAACGCTAAGAAAATAGATGCTTTAAATGTATTTCCTGTACCAGATGGAGATACGGGCACGAATATGAATTTGTCGATAACTTCTGGCGCTAATGAAGTAAAAAAACAAGAAACCAATCATGCATCTGATATTGCTAATGCATTTGCAAAAGGATTACTGATGGGTGCGCGCGGAAATTCTGGAGTTATATTATCGCAAATTTTTCGTGGCTTTGCGAAAGGAATGGAAACCAAAGAAACATTATCTGTTAAAGATTTAGCGAAAGCGTTTGACGGTGGAGTTGCAACTGCGTATAAAGCAGTTATGAAACCGGTAGAAGGTACGATTCTAACAGTAGCAAAAGATTCTGGAGAGAAAGCAATGGATATTGCAGATCAATATACGGATATCATCGAGTTTATGGAAGAAGTATTAAAAGAAGCTAAAGCGTCATTAAAACGTACACCAGATTTATTACCTGTTTTAAAAGAAGTTGGTGTCGTAGATTCAGGTGGACAAGGACTAGTAACGATTTATGAAGGGTTCTTAGCTTCATTAAAGGGTGAGGAACTTCCAGAAGATGATGCTTCTAATGTGAATATGGATGAAATGGTAAATGCGGAACATCATAAAGTCACACAAGACTTTATGGATACGTCTGAAATAATTTATGGATATTGTACAGAGTTTATGGTTAAGTTTGAAGACGATAAACTAAAGCAAAATCCATTTAACGAAGATGACTTCCGTAATGAACTTAGTGAGTTAGGTGATTCATTACTCGTTGTTTCAGATGATGAAATCGTAAAGGTACACGTTCACTCTGAAACACCAGGGACTTGTATGAACTTAGGGCAACGATATGGTAGTTTGATCAATATGAAAATTGAAAACATGC encodes:
- the rsgA gene encoding ribosome small subunit-dependent GTPase A; amino-acid sequence: MAEGRIIKALSGFYYVQSDNQQYVCKGRGLFRNKKITPLVGDYVEFEPKDGNEGYIMEIKERSNELIRPPIANIDQAIIVSSAVDPDFSTLLLDRFLVLIESKHIEPIILITKVDLLNEDQLENIKAYKHQYEQIGYRVELVSSKNQDLLPELEPYFDGKVSVFAGQSGVGKSSLINVLDPSLLLETAEISKSLGRGKHTTRHVELMKIGNGLIADTPGFSVLEFREIEAEELADSFPEFSARMHLCKFRGCMHDKEPKCAVKEAVENEEIAVFRYKHYLRFLEEIQTRKPRY
- the rpe gene encoding ribulose-phosphate 3-epimerase, coding for MTKIAPSILSADFAKLGEEIKEVEDAGADYIHVDVMDGHFVPNITIGPLVVEAIRPITNLPLDVHLMIKNPDAYISSFAEAGASIITVHQEACLHLHRTLQLIRSYGVKPGVVINPATPVETIKPILTEVDLILIMTVNPGFGGQSFIQETTSKIKQLADWRKEYKLSYEIEVDGGVNEKTAGICTASGADVLVAGSAIFNKEDRQKAIETLREKARG
- a CDS encoding thiamine diphosphokinase; this encodes MKTIGIIGNGPKNMLPDLTQYNHEIDSWIGADRGALYLAQSNIHMDIALGDFDSVSNEERQTINKHAKDVLTYSPEKNYTDLEIAIQIASEQQVDRILLFGVTGGRLDHELMNIQLLYQLLQNDVEGRIVDKTNQIQMIESGEYTIESHGYTYISFIAFTNKVEGLTLEGFEYPLTEQTIEWGSSLCISNKLSQKKGTFSFRAGILLLIKSCDTIQ
- the spoVM gene encoding stage V sporulation protein SpoVM, with amino-acid sequence MKFYTIKLPKFVGGFVKVVIGIFKKDK
- the rpmB gene encoding 50S ribosomal protein L28, translating into MARKCVVTGRQTRSGNQRSHAMNSNKRNWKANVQKVRIMVDGKPKKVYVSARALKSGKVERV
- a CDS encoding Asp23/Gls24 family envelope stress response protein produces the protein MSIELNTNDGQITITTDVIATIAGGTAVECYGIVGMASKSQIKDGIAEMLRKENYSRGIVVRQEKDKLHIDMYIIVSYGTKISEVANNVQSQVKYTLSQSLGLSIDSVNIFIQGVRVAKD
- a CDS encoding DAK2 domain-containing protein; protein product: MAIEKIDGTMLSQMVLSGAHHLSNNAKKIDALNVFPVPDGDTGTNMNLSITSGANEVKKQETNHASDIANAFAKGLLMGARGNSGVILSQIFRGFAKGMETKETLSVKDLAKAFDGGVATAYKAVMKPVEGTILTVAKDSGEKAMDIADQYTDIIEFMEEVLKEAKASLKRTPDLLPVLKEVGVVDSGGQGLVTIYEGFLASLKGEELPEDDASNVNMDEMVNAEHHKVTQDFMDTSEIIYGYCTEFMVKFEDDKLKQNPFNEDDFRNELSELGDSLLVVSDDEIVKVHVHSETPGTCMNLGQRYGSLINMKIENMREQHTAIVGDKKKEKPKEKIEFAIVTVAMGSGLKTLFESLGVAVVIEGGQTMNPSTQDINEAINQTNAKNVIVLPNNKNILMAAEQAAEIADVNVRVVPTKTIPQGISAVLSFHPEVDIDENKAVMEEASLQVKTGQITYAVRDTKIDGLTIEKGSFMGLNEGKIVNTNKDQLESAKSLIEKLVTEEDELLTILYGEDVDEAEVEKLTAFIEDTYDLEVEIHDGKQPIYSYIFSVE